From a region of the Vanessa atalanta chromosome 13, ilVanAtal1.2, whole genome shotgun sequence genome:
- the LOC125068103 gene encoding geminin-like has product MPRTTRRSLKTLQHTATDTENLVGRPSKSLKHQLSQESVIEVEVKKKNLSTKETQVNLENKISADDLTNPKGASERYWQILAEKRQVALQEALDENEKLRQSIEELKQENMQYKQMLDEANSFVEVIKEELANSSKDDTGIDVNDVSTADEAPEEDVIKTDTSKN; this is encoded by the exons ATGCCTCGGACTACGAGAAGATCCCTTAAAACACTACAACATACCGCCACCGATACAGAAAATTTAGTGGGTAGGCCGTCAAAAAGTTTAAAACATCAGCTTAGTCAAGAATCTGTTAT aGAAGTAGAGGTAAAGAAGAAAAATCTTTCCACAAAGGAAACTCAAGTTAATCTCGAGAACAAAATAAGTGCTGATGATTTGACAAATCCCAAAGGAGCTTCAGAAAGATATTGGCAAATTTTAGCAGAGAAGCGTCA agTTGCTTTACAAGAAGCTCTTGATGAGAATGAAAAACTACGACAAAGTATTGAAGAATTAAAACAAGAGAACATGCAGTATAAACAAATGTTAGATGAGGCCAATAGCTTTGTTGAAGTCATTAAG gaggAGCTAGCGAACAGCAGCAAAGATGACACTGGGATTGATGTCAATGATGTCAGCACTGCAGACGAAGCCCCAGAGGAAGATGTAATTAAAACAGATACATCTAAAAACtag